The following DNA comes from Microtus ochrogaster isolate Prairie Vole_2 unplaced genomic scaffold, MicOch1.0 UNK118, whole genome shotgun sequence.
agaaaccctacaaatgtaatcaatgtggtaaaacCTTTGCAAATCAGAGTCATcttcaaatacatgaaagaacacatactggagagaaaccctacaaatgtaatcaatgtgataaagcctttgcCCAGCACAGTGCTCTTCAAATGCATGTAAgaacccatactggagagaaaccgtatgaatgtaatcaatgtggtaaatcCTTTGCTCATCACAGTactcttcaaatgcataaaagaacacatactggagagaagccataTGAATGTagtcaatgtggtaaagcctttgctcATCATAGTGGTCTTAAaaggcataaaagaacacatactggagagaaaccttatgaatgtaatcaatgtggtagaGCCTTTGCTCATCACAGTactcttcaaatgcataaaagaacacacactggagaaaaaccctatgaatgtaatcaatgtggtaaagcttATATATCCCAACACGGCCTCCAAAtgcatgaaagaacacatactggagaaaaaccatatgaatgtaatcaatgtggtaaagcttttGCACAACACAGTactcttcaaatgcataaaagaatacatacgggagagaaaccctatcagtgtactcagtgtggtaaagcctttgcatatcacagtcatcttcaaatgcataaaagaacacatactggagagaaaccctatgaatgcaatCAGTGTCATAAAGCCTTTGCACAACACAATactcttcaaatgcataaaagaacacatactggagagaaaccctatgaatgcaatcaatgtgggaaagcctttgcaTATCACAGCaatcttaaaatacat
Coding sequences within:
- the LOC101981447 gene encoding zinc finger protein 431-like; the encoded protein is MPGLQDTVTYNDVHVDFTWEEWALLDHSQKNLYKDVMLETYMNLTAIGYNWQDHNIEEHCHSSQRHKRHKRSHSGEKPEYTQCVKTFAYHNNLQRHQRIYTGENHYEGIQYGEAFGCQSSLLIHKGTYTGEQPYACNPCGKAFSCTLQMHQRIHIGEKPYECNKCQKAFVYHSHLQMHERTHTGEKPYKCNQCAKAFVYPSHLQRHEKTHTGEKPYVCNQCGKAFAYHICLTIHKRTHTGEKPYKCNQCGKTFANQSHLQIHERTHTGEKPYKCNQCDKAFAQHSALQMHVRTHTGEKPYECNQCGKSFAHHSTLQMHKRTHTGEKPYECSQCGKAFAHHSGLKRHKRTHTGEKPYECNQCGRAFAHHSTLQMHKRTHTGEKPYECNQCGKAYISQHGLQMHERTHTGEKPYECNQCGKAFAQHSTLQMHKRIHTGEKPYQCTQCGKAFAYHSHLQMHKRTHTGEKPYECNQCHKAFAQHNTLQMHKRTHTGEKPYECNQCGKAFAYHSNLKIHKKTHTGEKSYKCNQCDKTFECTSNL